A genomic window from Paenibacillus sp. FSL K6-0276 includes:
- a CDS encoding 50S ribosomal protein L25, protein MSKFIQLNKRTGETKSQKKLAREQGRIPAVLYGVGKDTLNVEVNEKELLDILRKNPRAILQAKTTDDEVMPIIVQHIQKGSLSGKILHIDFQHVNMSVNMDSKVTIHFAGEAIGVKSGGVLQVELYEVEVRCMPGVLPTSMEVDISKLDIGDQLLVSDLIFQDGIEVLTDPNAVMIQIKTVHEEVEEAVVTTA, encoded by the coding sequence ATGAGTAAATTTATTCAATTAAACAAGCGTACTGGCGAAACAAAGTCCCAAAAGAAATTAGCGAGAGAACAGGGACGTATCCCGGCTGTGTTGTATGGAGTGGGTAAAGATACTCTGAATGTAGAAGTGAATGAAAAAGAGCTGTTGGACATTTTGAGAAAAAATCCACGAGCTATTCTGCAAGCAAAGACCACTGACGATGAAGTAATGCCAATCATTGTTCAGCATATTCAAAAAGGTTCGCTGTCAGGAAAAATATTGCATATCGATTTTCAACATGTGAACATGTCTGTAAATATGGATAGTAAAGTTACGATACATTTTGCGGGTGAAGCAATCGGCGTGAAATCCGGTGGCGTACTGCAAGTGGAATTGTATGAAGTAGAGGTTCGTTGTATGCCGGGCGTTTTGCCTACTTCTATGGAAGTAGATATTAGTAAACTTGATATTGGCGATCAGCTGCTAGTTTCTGACCTGATATTCCAAGATGGAATCGAAGTGCTGACCGATCCGAATGCAGTAATGATTCAGATTAAGACTGTACATGAAGAAGTTGAAGAAGCAGTAGTAACTACAGCCTAA